One Carassius auratus strain Wakin chromosome 4, ASM336829v1, whole genome shotgun sequence DNA segment encodes these proteins:
- the LOC113063810 gene encoding prolactin-like — translation MSRSLKQVAVLLVALLCLDPHGRVGSAPICAHGPSGCHVPSLADLFDRVIQHSARMHSLSNDLHSEFEQYFLPSKNHIGKIYRKCHTSNILTPNGKENAQKLAREELTEVILKLLMAWRDPLFQLHQSMADQQDFNSFSSNKALEMGDMAHELRKGVEKVAEKMRVLGMLGNSVTGLSAAEAMLPLSESGEAMSDYELLYCFRRDSNKVQNYLKILKCRIVPEHDC, via the exons ATGTCCAGGAGCCTGAAGCAAG TGGCTGTGCTGCTTGTGGCACTTCTGTGCCTGGATCCTCACGGCCGGGTCGGCTCCGCACCCATCTGCGCACACGGGCCATCAGGATGCCATGTCCCGTCCCTGGCAGATCTCTTCGACAGGGTCATTCAGCACTCCGCCAGAATGCACAGCCTCTCCAACGATCTGCACTCAGAGTTT GAACAGTATTTCCTGCCCAGCAAAAACCATATTGGAAAGATCTACCGCAAGTGTCACACCTCCAACATTTTGACTCCGAACGGCAAAGAGAATGCACAGAAACTAGCT CGTGAAGAGTTAACGGAGGTGATTCTTAAACTGCTGATGGCCTGGAGGGACCCCCTGTTCCAGCTGCACCAGAGCATGGCTGACCAGCAGGACTTCAACAGCTTCAGCAGTAACAAAGCCCTGGAGATGGGGGACATGGCCCATGAGCTGAGGAAAGGGGTGGAGAAAGTAGCTGAAAAG ATGCGAGTACTGGGAATGCTCGGCAACTCTGTGACAGGTCTGTCTGCAGCAGAGGCCATGCTTCCTCTCTCTGAAAGCGGAGAGGCCATGAGCGACTACGAGCTCCTGTACTGCTTTCGACGTGATTCGAACAAAGTCCAGAACTATCTAAAGATCCTGAAGTGCAGAATTGTACCTGAGCATGACTgttag
- the LOC113063664 gene encoding NUAK family SNF1-like kinase 1, which translates to METESSPLASNGANESEPLPVDYPGGEMPASLAVRRGSSVKKHHHKHNLKHRYELLETLGRGTYGKVKKAIERHTGRAVAIKSIRKEKIKDEQDMVHIRREIEIMSSLRHPHIISIYEVFENKDKIVIVMEYASKGELYDYISERRRLSERETRHFFRQIVSAVHYCHKNGVVHRDLKLENILLDDNGNIKIADFGLSNLYHKDKLLQTFCGSPLYASPEIVNGRPYKGPEVDSWALGVLLYTLVYGTMPFDGGDHHRLIRQISNGEYREPPQSSDARGLIRWMLMVNPDRRATVEDIANHWWVNWGWKTSVCDCQTQRENSSPMLARFIDWQNRTEVRPGKVQRPEPGSTNNGTNTALTPARRLRKSMKENDVGMWGVAEEKSGLKRPKSILKTRATSGDQRSQSLCEVELRRSICYQDVESGSSPEREDTLGGSPAKMVSMLPKKGILKNNQQRESGYYSSPERSESSELLGGATVQPPNSSPTKRTVGRKGILKRNGKYSTHSAVGVHGEAQADSNGPRSQSRPSSILYEEMGLSNMALDWPPASPKPNIRGSLSAEDLLQTAGFRGLQTVAPLHGGKGVRSPPGSPGDNGSFSLLGDLDDVTQVYQKALDISSQLG; encoded by the exons ATGGAGACGGAATCATCCCCGTTAGCGAGTAACGGAGCGAATGAAAGTGAGCCTCTACCGGTGGACTATCCCGGAGGAGAGATGCCAGCCTCTCTTGCTGTACGGAGAGGCTCCAGCGTGAAGAAACATCACCACAAACACAACCTGAAGCACCGCTACGAGCTGCTCGAAACCCTCGGGAGAGGAACATATGGAAAAGTGAAGAAAGCCATAGAGAGGCACACTGGACGAGCG GTGGCGATTAAATCCATCCGAAAGGAGAAGATTAAAGATGAACAAGACATGGTGCACATCCGCAGAGAGATTGAGATCATGTCTTCTCTCCGCCATCCACACATCATCTCTATATATGAAG TGTTCGAGAATAAGGATAAGATTGTGATCGTGATGGAATATGCCAGTAAGGGCGAGCTGTACGATTACATCAGCGAGCGCCGAAGGCTCAGCGAAAGGGAGACCAGACACTTCTTCAGACAGATTGTCTCTGCTGTTCATTACTGCCACAAG AATGGAGTAGTACACCGAGATCTCAAGCTGGAAAACATCCTCCTGGATGACAACGGTAACATTAAG aTTGCAGATTTTGGTTTGTCCAACCTCTACCATAAGGACAAGCTTCTTCAAACATTCTGCGGCAGCCCGCTGTACGCCTCCCCTGAGATTGTGAACGGACGACCGTATAAAGGCCCCGAG GTTGACAGTTGGGCACTGGGCGTATTACTATACACTCTTGTGTACGGAACAATGCCCTTCGATGGAGGTGACCACCATAGACTCATTCGCCAGATCAGCAACGGAGAATACAGAGAACCGCCACAGTCATCAG ACGCTCGTGGTTTGATCCGCTGGATGTTGATGGTTAATCCAGATCGCAGGGCTACAGTTGAAGACATTGCAAATCACTGGTGGGTGAACTGGGGCTGGAAGACCAGCGTGTGTGACTGCCAGACGCAAAGGGAGAACAGCTCACCCATGCTGGCCCGCTTCATTGACTGGCAGAACCGCACAGAGGTCCGTCCAGGCAAAGTTCAACGCCCAGAGCCTGGTAGCACTAACAATGGCACTAATACAGCCTTGACTCCAGCCCGCCGTCTGAGAAAGTCCATGAAGGAGAATGATGTTGGGATGTGGGGTGTTGCAGAGGAGAAGTCAGGCCTCAAGAGACCAAAGAGCATCCTGAAGACTCGGGCGACCAGTGGAGACCAGCGGTCCCAGAGTCTATGCGAAGTAGAGCTCAGACGGTCCATTTGCTACCAAGATGTCGAGTCCGGCTCGAGTCCAGAGCGAGAAGACACCCTGGGTGGCTCGCCAGCCAAAATGGTGTCTATGTTACCCAAGAAAGGCATTCTGAAAAACAATCAGCAGCGCGAGTCTGGTTATTACTCCTCGCCGGAGCGCAGCGAATCCTCTGAACTGTTAGGGGGTGCTACTGTGCAGCCTCCGAATAGCTCACCAACCAAACGGACTGTTGGGAGGAAAGGTATATTGAAGCGTAATGGGAAATATTCCACACACAGTGCCGTGGGAGTCCATGGAGAGGCCCAGGCAGACTCAAATGGCCCGCGGAGCCAGAGCAGACCCTCCAGCATCTTGTACGAGGAGATGGGTCTTTCCAACATGGCGTTGGACTGGCCACCCGCCTCTCCGAAACCCAACATCCGGGGCTCGCTGTCGGCCGAAGACTTGCTGCAGACGGCGGGGTTCAGGGGCCTTCAGACCGTGGCACCCCTTCATGGTGGAAAGGGTGTCCGTAGCCCTCCTGGTTCCCCTGGAGACAATGGGAGCTTCTCCTTGCTGGGCGATCTGGATGATGTTACCCAGGTGTACCAGAAAGCCCTGGACATTAGCAGCCAGCTAGGCTAG